The window CCGCGCCATTATTTGCTATCGCGCGCCAGGTAGTCCCCGTGGCTTCGGGGAATGTGCTGGAAATCCACTTTCCGCTGAGTTTGGCCAGTGTCCAGCAATCGGTGGAGGTCCGCGCCGAGCCCGAATCCGTCGGAACCACCACCTCGACCACCAGCCTGGTAAGCCGCGAGGAAATCGCGCAAACCCCGGGCGCGGACCGCACCAACAGCCTGGCCATGATCACCGATTACACGCCCAGCGCTGTCGTCGTTCACGACCAGTTGCACCTCCGCGGTGGCCATCAAGTCACCTGGCTGCTCGACGGGGTACCGGTGCCGAACACCAACATTGCCAGCAACGTCGGGCCGCAGTTCGATCCGAAAGACATCGATTACATGGAAGTTCAGCGCGGAGGCCTGTCGGCTGAATACGGCGACCGGGCCTACGGCGTCCTCAACGTGGTTCCGCGCTCCGGCTTCGAGCGCGACCGCCAGGCCGAACTCATCGCCAGCTACGGCAGCTTCAACCAGACCAACAACCAATTCAACTTCGGCAGCCACAACGAGCAGTTCGCCTATTACGGCAGCGTCGCGGGTAATCGGACCGACCTCGGCCTGCAGGCGCCGAATCCGCAAGTGCTGCACGACCTCGGCAGCGGCCTCAGCGCGTTTACCTCGCTCATCTACAACAAGACACCCCACGACCAGCTACGCTCGGTCGTCTCTGTTCGCGGCGACCACTACCAGGTTCCCAATGATTCCGACGCGCAAGTTGCCGGCATTCGCGACGTCGACAACGAACGCGATGTCTTCGGCAACTTTTCCTGGGTGCACACATCACCCAGCGGGCTGATGCTTACCGTCTCGCCCTTCTTCCACTTCAACAGCGCGCATTATCAGGGCAGCCTCGACGACCATCGTGGCTCCAACTTCGCCGGCGGCGTTGCCAGCCTGGGCGTGGCTCACGGAGCCCACAACCTGCGCGTCGGCGTGGAAGGATTCACCCAGCACGAATCGCGCTCCCTCTCGTTGACCACCGTTGCGCCCCTCAGTGAGTCACAGCGGAGCTGGGGGAGCCTCAGCGCGTTGTTCGCCGAAGATCAATTCAAGGCCGCTTCGTGGCTGACGTTCAATGCCGGCGTGCGGCTAACGCATTTTAGCGGCGGCCTGAATGAAACCGTAGCCGACCCGCGCATCGGCGCGGCGGTACAGGTGCCGCGGCTGCACTGGAACCTGCGCGCGTTCTACGGCCGCTACTACCAGGCTCCACCGCTGTTCAGCGTCGGCGGTCCAGTGCTGGCGCTGGCCGCCAGCCAGGGCTTTGGCTTCCTGCCTCTGAAGGGGGAGCGCGACGAGCAGCACGAGTTCGGGCTGACCATTCCGGTGCGCGGCTGGACGCTTGATTTCGCGAACTTCAAAACCGCAGCCCGAAATTACTTCGATCACGACGTCCTCGGCAATTCCAACGTGTTTTTTCCGCTCACCATTGACCGCGCCCGCGTGCATGGCTATGAGGCAACCGTTCGGTCGCCGCAGCTGTTCCAGCGCGCTTCCTTTCACCTCGCCTTCTCGCGACAGTGGGTCGAGGGTCTGGGCGCGATTACCGGCGGCCTCACCGATTTCTCTCCGCCTCAGAATGACTGGTTTTTCCTCGACCACGACCAGCGCGACACGCTCAGCCT is drawn from Terriglobales bacterium and contains these coding sequences:
- a CDS encoding TonB-dependent receptor yields the protein MRKNWILCFVLASAGVCCASVFGGIRGLVHDAQHRPIAGAQVVVHAVNSDFRKTAVTNDLGEFRFEALPAGAYEVEVSAPLFAIARQVVPVASGNVLEIHFPLSLASVQQSVEVRAEPESVGTTTSTTSLVSREEIAQTPGADRTNSLAMITDYTPSAVVVHDQLHLRGGHQVTWLLDGVPVPNTNIASNVGPQFDPKDIDYMEVQRGGLSAEYGDRAYGVLNVVPRSGFERDRQAELIASYGSFNQTNNQFNFGSHNEQFAYYGSVAGNRTDLGLQAPNPQVLHDLGSGLSAFTSLIYNKTPHDQLRSVVSVRGDHYQVPNDSDAQVAGIRDVDNERDVFGNFSWVHTSPSGLMLTVSPFFHFNSAHYQGSLDDHRGSNFAGGVASLGVAHGAHNLRVGVEGFTQHESRSLSLTTVAPLSESQRSWGSLSALFAEDQFKAASWLTFNAGVRLTHFSGGLNETVADPRIGAAVQVPRLHWNLRAFYGRYYQAPPLFSVGGPVLALAASQGFGFLPLKGERDEQHEFGLTIPVRGWTLDFANFKTAARNYFDHDVLGNSNVFFPLTIDRARVHGYEATVRSPQLFQRASFHLAFSRQWVEGLGAITGGLTDFSPPQNDWFFLDHDQRDTLSLGGNVRLPLRAWISANLNYGSGFLDGNGPFHLPPHTTFDLAAGKSFGESWTVHASALNLNNNHYLLDNSNTFGGTHFVNPREVVVELRYRFKY